The proteins below come from a single Lepidochelys kempii isolate rLepKem1 chromosome 20, rLepKem1.hap2, whole genome shotgun sequence genomic window:
- the WIZ gene encoding protein Wiz isoform X8 has translation MAASTASPLKVTKAAAPPRPQEQGGDGEPELEAAPETVMASEEEEMVAMEVGSPPIPKKSTSAGQLDQTPNRIGTKLSPEPPGNKPDSQDSKTQNLTTCEVCGACFETRKGLSSHARSHLRQLGVAESESSGAPIDLLYELMKQKGKPDSSPLSPTLSKKSSSPKEGTGSSPRPTLLSLSKTGDRLPDPPVNKAIKSPPGFSSKSLSQPGSPLLKKVPSTLSGSPPPKHPEDKTPKLPLSPLQSSPKAPWPQPEEEGPLNLTVDSDSGKEIDCQLCGAWFETRKGLSSHARAHLRHLGVNDPDAKGSPIDVLNDLIQNEDFKSRLSSLLPSERKSLVEAGSSDRPSPKSTAAVPATDMKQPPPPRPLGKQPAILSPHSLPPSKKLKPQTHRLSAEANLQRKQGLSSSAYWASDAGMSPLNLSSGSEPVRDIRCEFCGEYFENRKGLSSHARSHLRQMGVTEWYVNGSPIDTLREILKRRAQPRGGTTNPPAPGQKAMTKTVIGSMGSLEPRSPGEIHVPSMPKKVQQPGNPMGHSPTSSPPPTARKMFPGMAPPSFQKKLKQDQMRMEIKREMISGSLHGEPHPSDRTWSPREEMSPLNLSSRADPVRDIRCEFCGEFFENRKGLSSHARSHLRQMGVTEWSVNGSPIDTLREILKKKSKPCMIKKEPHASSIEPPKPMSEEGAALKSPGKMLQAMSLSPLGGRTGKPSPSGSSMSREISLSPLTSKPHGGFLTPLSAKRPLQEERLGGHGEVKQKTYIQTELPFKAKAAHDKPSHTSSEACCELCGLYFENRKALASHARAHLRQFGVTEWCVNGSPIETLSEWIKHRPQKAGAYRSYIQGGRPFTKKFRNSSHSREQDSTGKRLPLGLQPGTIPLMSKSLVGEMGHSEPSKLLDRGSGGGGERPMVTSPLSLVKVEEHRQNINKFERRQAKPPEAPLSREEEASDFQQKMEEARQPPPRMRPVPSLVPRPPQTSLVKFVGNIYTLKCRFCEVEFQGPLSIQEEWVRHLQRHILEMNFSKADPLRSEPEAPEVQAVAEAQ, from the exons tTATGGCCTCCGAGGAGGAAGAAATGGTTGCCATGGAAGTGGGGTCACCACCTATCCCAAAGAAGAGCACTTCCGCCGGGCAATTGGATCAAACTCCAAACAGAATAGGGACCAAACTGTCTCCTGAGCCTCCTGGAAACAAGCCAGACTCCCAGGATTCCAAAA CTCAAAACCTCACAACATGCGAGGTCTGTGGCGCCTGCTTTGAGACCCGCAAAGGCCTGTCCAGCCACGCTCGCTCTCACCTGCGGCAGCTTGGCGTGGCAGAGTCCGAGAGCAGTGGAGCTCCCATCGACTTGCTCTATGAACTGATGAAGCAGAAGGGCAAACCTGACAGCAGCCCATTGTCCCCAACACTCAGCAAAAAATCCAGCTCCCCCAAAGAAGGGACAGGCAGCTCCCCACGGCCAACACTGCTGTCGCTCAGCAAGACAGGCGATCGCTTGCCAGATCCCCCGGTGAACAAAGCGATCAAGTCCCCACCAGGCTTCTCCTCAAAGAGCCTTTCGCAGCCAGGATCCCCCCTCCTCAAGAAAGTGCCATCCACGCTCTCGGGATCCCCCCCTCCGAAACACCCCGAGGACAAGACCCCCAAGCTGCCCCTGAGCCCCCTGCAGAGCTCTCCAAAAGCACCGTGGCCGCAGCCAGAGGAGGAAGGGCCCTTAAATCTAA CTGTAGATAGTGACTCGGGCAAAGAAATTGACTGCCAGTTATGTGGTGCCTGGTTTGAAACCAGAAAGGGGTTATCGAGTCATGCTAGAGCCCACCTGAGACACCTGGGAGTGAATGATCCAGATGCTAAAGGCTCTCCAATTGATGTTTTAAATGACCTCATCCAAAATGAAGACTTCAAAAGCCgtctttcctctctcctccctagTGAGAGAAAATCATTAGTGGAGGCTGGGAGCTCGGACAGACCCAGCCCAAAGAGCACAGCAGCAGTACCTGCAACAGACATGAAACAACCACCTCCACCAAGGCCTTTGGGCAAACAGCCAGCCATCCTCTCACCTCACTCCCTTCCACCTTCCAAGAAACTGAAGCCACAAACCCACAGGTTGTCAGCTGAGGCCAATCTGCAAAGAAAACAGGGCCTTTCCTCCAGCGCGTACTGGGCTTCAGATGCTGGGATGTCTCCACTCAACCTCT CCTCTGGATCGGAGCCTGTGAGGGACATCAGGTGCGAGTTCTGTGGAGAGTACTTCGAGAACCGGAAAGGGCTGTCCAGCCACGCCAGGTCCCACCTGCGCCAGATGGGGGTGACCGAGTGGTATGTCAACGGCTCCCCAATCGACACATTGCGGGAGATCCTCAAGCGCAGAGCTCAGCCCCGGGGTGGCACCACAAACccaccagccccagggcagaaagccatgACCAAGACCGTCATCGGCAGCATGGGATCGCTGGAGCCTCGCAGCCCAGGAGAGATTCACGTGCCCTCCATGCCCAAAAAGGTCCAGCAGCCAGGAAATCCCATGGGACACTCGcctacctcctcccctcccccaacagccaggaagaTGTTTCCAGGGATGGCCCCTCCCTCTTTTCAGAAGAAACTGAAACAAGACCAAATGAGAATGGAGATCAAGCGAGAGATGATATCTGGGAGCCTCCATGGTGAGCCCCATCCATCTGACAGGACCTGGTCTCCACGGGAGGAGATGTCCCCCCTGAACCTCT cctcccgtGCTGACCCTGTGAGGGACATCCGGTGCGAGTTCTGTGGCGAGTTCTTTGAGAACCGGAAGGGACTGTCCAGCCATGCCCGGTCCCACCTGCGCCAGATGGGGGTGACCGAGTGGTCTGTCAATGGCTCACCCATCGACACGTTGCGGGAGATCCTCAAAAAGAAGTCCAAGCCCTGTATGATCAAGAAGGAGCCCCATGCTTCCAGCATTGAGCCCCCCAAGCCGATGTCAGAGGAAGGTGCAGCCCTCAAGTCCCCTGGGAAAATGCTGCAGGCCATGTCCCTCTCCCCGCTGGGTGGAAGGACGGGGAAGCCCAGCCCCAGTGGTTCCAGCATGAGCCGGGAGATCTCGCTCTCACCACTCACCAGCAAACCCCACGGGGGCTTCCTGACTCCACTCTCCGCCAAGCGGCCACTGCAGGAGGAGCGGCTTGGGGGCCATGGTGAAGTGAAGCAGAAGACCTACATCCAGACTGAGCTGCCCTTCAAAGCCAAGGCGGCTCATGACAAGCCCTCGCACACAT CCAGTGAAGCCTGCTGCGAGCTCTGCGGCCTCTACTTCGAGAACCGCAAGGCACTGGCCAGCCATGCCCGGGCTCATCTGCGGCAGTTTGGTGTGACTGAGTGGTGTGTGAACGGCTCACCCATCGAGACGCTGAGTGAGTGGATCAAGCACAGGCCCCAGAAGGCCGGAGCCTATCGCAGCTACATCCAGGGGGGCCGGCCCTTTACCAAGAAGTTCCGCAACTCATCCCACTCACGGGAGCAGGACAGCACAGGAAAGAGGCTGCCCCTGGGCCTGCAGCCAGGCACCATACCCCTGATGAGCAAGAGCCTGGTGGGCGAAATGGGGCACAGTGAGCCCAGCAAACTCCTGGAtaggggcagtggtgggggtggcGAGCGACCCATGGTCACCTCTCCGCTGTCACTGGTGAAGGTGGAGGAGCATCGCCAGAACATCAACA AGTTTGAACGAAGACAAGCCAAACCCCCAGAGGCCCCCCTCTCCCGAGAGGAGGAGGCCAGCGACTTCCAGCAGAAAATGGAGGAAGCTCGCCAGCCCCCACCCAGGATGAGACCGGTGCCCTCGCTGGTCCCCAGGCCTCCGCAGACATCCTTGGTGAAATTTGTGGGTAACATCTACACCCTGAAGTGCAG GTTCTGTGAGGTggagttccagggtcctctctccATCCAGGAGGAGTGGGTGCGACATCTCCAGCGACACATCCTGGAAATGAATTTCTCCAAAGCCGACCCCCTGCGCAGCGAGCCAGAGGCCCCCGAGGTGCAGGCCGTAGCTGAGGCTCAGTAA